The Sedimentisphaera salicampi genome includes a region encoding these proteins:
- the rpoB gene encoding DNA-directed RNA polymerase subunit beta, translating into MGPRAVRNFGKINKTIPVPDLTMVQRESYRKFLQLDKNPAEREDFGLEAVFRESFPIEGQDLTLEYLHYALERPRYTPLECKELKLTYGYPLRVTFRLTNKKLDEVTEQAVFLGEMPVMLGGGTFIVNGAERVIVNQLHRGPGVDFGIESKEADRVLHGGRIIPERGSWLEVNVTKKDQLIVKIDQSNKLPATVLLRAMAPEYGTTAAVIRQFYETEEISPAKLEPTMWAVGQVVDTETGEIIVDSGHQIGERVGQIQGSGIDKIEVVKNLNDMLILNTLAEDDCETYEHALIKIYSKLRPGNPANVEKAEQLFNERFYDKSRYRLGKVGRFRLNRKFGTDVSEEHQTIRPQDYINVVSYILRLRANQGEIDDIDHLGNRRVRTVGELGSDEIRKGLLKLRRTVTDRMSSKQAEDIKKISDIVNSKSVSNHIDAFFGRGELSQVVDQTNCLSQLTHERRLSALGPGGLNRKRAGFEVRDVHISHYGRICPIETPEGANIGLISSLGVYSSLDEYGFLMTPYMKVKNRKLTGEVATMRADNEDDVVCAPPAALDLKDQKKLRSGPVLAREKGELTQIDSKEVEYLDVSSQQTVGISASLIPFLDHDDANRALMGSNMMRQAVPLLKTEAPFVGTGMEYEVPKNTPMVVKARRSGTVTAVDATKIVVDDRDEYHLRKYRGLNERTCLNQKPTVILGDKVEQGQIIADGGGTCNGTLSIGKNLLVAFMPFDGYNFEDAILISQKVVKEDTFTSVHIDEFEVEVRETKLGREEFTRDIPNVGEKMLRNLDARGVICEGTRVGPGDILVGKVSPKSKTELTPEEKLLHAIFGRAGEDVKNDSLVMPSGHEGVIIGTKHFRRYTATNEAEKKELNEKIEKLRKESLGKQIRLFRNMMETVYSELGEVDVIDPDTLQKAGVSKDDDVIAEQIESFSPSWLKQSNKKKKFQEIVDMYWPQIVEIGQELERVTEHMKRGDELPNGVLEKVKIYVAMKRPLSVGDKMAGRHGNKGIIARIMPEEDMPFLDDGTPVDILLNPLGVPSRMNVGQILETHLGWAAKVLGFDGITPVFDGATEEEIFELTMQANEHVKNVRDECEKTKTPPPKDQLLSVVPDTLKNQLYDGRTGEPFEQRGTVGYMYMLKLHHLVDDKLHARSTGPYSLITQQPLGGKARAGGQRFGEMEVWALEGYGAAYLLQEILTVKSDDIEGRSKIYESMVKGNNSLQAGTPVSFEVLCNEIKGLGLNMRLERTKKDNSPF; encoded by the coding sequence ATGGGGCCAAGAGCAGTACGAAATTTTGGGAAAATAAATAAAACTATTCCTGTACCGGATTTAACAATGGTGCAGAGAGAGAGCTACAGGAAATTCCTCCAGCTCGACAAAAATCCTGCAGAGAGAGAAGATTTCGGCTTGGAAGCCGTTTTCAGGGAGTCTTTTCCGATAGAAGGGCAGGACCTTACCCTTGAATATCTGCACTACGCCCTGGAGAGACCGAGGTACACGCCTCTGGAATGCAAGGAGCTTAAGCTGACCTACGGCTATCCGCTCCGTGTTACATTCCGGCTTACAAACAAAAAGCTTGATGAAGTTACCGAGCAGGCAGTATTTCTCGGGGAGATGCCAGTTATGCTCGGGGGCGGTACATTCATCGTAAACGGAGCTGAGAGGGTTATCGTAAACCAGCTTCACAGAGGCCCTGGCGTTGACTTCGGCATCGAAAGCAAAGAGGCAGACAGGGTTCTTCACGGAGGCAGGATTATTCCCGAAAGGGGAAGCTGGCTTGAGGTAAATGTAACCAAGAAAGACCAGCTCATTGTTAAGATTGATCAGTCCAATAAGCTCCCGGCAACTGTGCTATTGCGCGCTATGGCTCCAGAATACGGAACTACAGCCGCAGTTATAAGGCAGTTTTACGAAACAGAAGAAATTTCACCTGCCAAACTTGAGCCCACAATGTGGGCAGTGGGGCAGGTTGTAGATACCGAAACCGGAGAAATCATTGTTGACTCCGGCCATCAGATAGGCGAGAGAGTAGGCCAGATTCAGGGCAGCGGCATTGACAAAATTGAGGTTGTGAAAAATCTCAACGATATGCTTATCCTCAACACCCTCGCTGAGGATGACTGCGAAACCTACGAACACGCCCTTATAAAGATATATTCAAAGCTGCGTCCGGGGAACCCTGCAAACGTTGAAAAGGCTGAGCAGCTGTTCAACGAACGTTTTTACGACAAGAGCAGGTATCGTCTCGGGAAGGTTGGCCGTTTCCGCCTGAACAGGAAATTCGGGACAGATGTTTCTGAAGAACATCAGACCATCAGACCGCAGGACTATATTAACGTTGTCAGCTACATCCTCAGGCTCAGGGCAAATCAGGGTGAGATTGATGATATCGACCATCTCGGTAATCGCCGCGTTAGAACTGTGGGCGAGCTGGGCTCAGATGAGATCAGAAAGGGGCTCTTAAAGCTCCGCAGAACTGTTACAGACAGGATGAGCAGCAAGCAGGCCGAAGATATCAAGAAAATTTCGGATATTGTAAACAGCAAGAGCGTTTCGAATCATATCGACGCCTTCTTCGGCAGAGGCGAGCTGAGTCAGGTGGTTGACCAGACAAACTGCCTCAGTCAGCTCACGCACGAAAGAAGGCTCTCAGCTCTCGGCCCGGGCGGGCTCAACAGAAAACGCGCAGGCTTTGAAGTTAGAGACGTTCACATTTCGCACTACGGGAGGATTTGTCCTATTGAAACACCTGAAGGTGCCAATATCGGGCTGATTTCCTCACTCGGTGTTTACTCGAGCCTTGATGAATACGGCTTCCTGATGACGCCTTATATGAAGGTTAAGAACCGCAAGCTCACCGGCGAGGTTGCTACAATGCGTGCGGATAATGAAGATGATGTGGTATGTGCGCCGCCGGCAGCTTTAGATTTGAAAGACCAGAAGAAGCTCAGGTCAGGCCCGGTGCTCGCACGTGAGAAGGGCGAACTCACTCAGATAGACAGCAAAGAAGTTGAGTATCTTGATGTTTCTTCACAGCAAACTGTGGGTATTTCAGCTTCGCTTATCCCATTCCTCGATCACGACGATGCCAACAGGGCTCTTATGGGCTCGAATATGATGAGGCAGGCGGTTCCGCTGCTCAAAACAGAAGCGCCATTTGTGGGAACGGGCATGGAATATGAAGTTCCCAAGAACACCCCAATGGTTGTTAAAGCCCGCCGCAGCGGCACGGTTACCGCAGTTGATGCTACGAAGATTGTAGTTGACGACAGGGACGAATATCACCTTCGCAAATACCGCGGCCTCAATGAAAGAACCTGCCTTAACCAGAAGCCTACTGTAATCCTTGGCGATAAGGTTGAACAAGGGCAGATTATTGCAGACGGCGGAGGAACATGCAACGGTACGCTTTCTATTGGAAAGAACCTTCTCGTTGCATTTATGCCTTTCGACGGATACAACTTCGAGGACGCTATTCTTATAAGCCAGAAGGTGGTTAAGGAAGACACTTTCACAAGTGTTCATATAGATGAGTTCGAGGTAGAGGTTCGCGAAACCAAGCTTGGACGAGAAGAGTTTACAAGAGATATCCCGAATGTGGGCGAGAAGATGCTCCGGAATCTTGATGCCCGCGGCGTGATCTGCGAGGGAACTCGGGTTGGCCCGGGCGATATACTCGTGGGCAAGGTGTCTCCGAAGAGCAAAACTGAGCTTACGCCTGAAGAGAAGCTCCTGCATGCCATTTTCGGCAGGGCTGGCGAAGATGTGAAAAATGATTCGCTTGTTATGCCCAGCGGCCACGAAGGGGTAATAATAGGCACAAAGCATTTCCGCAGATACACAGCAACCAACGAAGCGGAAAAGAAAGAGCTTAACGAAAAAATCGAAAAGCTCAGAAAAGAATCTCTCGGAAAGCAGATTCGTCTTTTCAGAAATATGATGGAAACTGTTTACAGCGAGCTGGGCGAGGTTGATGTTATCGATCCGGACACCCTTCAGAAGGCAGGGGTGAGCAAGGATGATGATGTGATCGCTGAGCAGATTGAGAGTTTCTCTCCAAGCTGGCTCAAGCAGAGCAATAAAAAGAAGAAATTCCAGGAAATCGTAGATATGTACTGGCCGCAGATTGTTGAGATCGGTCAGGAGCTCGAGAGAGTTACCGAGCATATGAAGCGGGGCGATGAGTTGCCCAACGGTGTGCTCGAGAAGGTGAAGATCTACGTAGCTATGAAACGTCCGCTCTCTGTGGGTGATAAGATGGCAGGCCGCCATGGTAATAAGGGGATTATCGCAAGGATTATGCCGGAAGAAGATATGCCGTTCCTTGATGACGGAACTCCGGTTGACATCCTGCTCAACCCTCTCGGCGTGCCTTCACGTATGAATGTTGGCCAAATTCTCGAAACGCATCTGGGCTGGGCGGCTAAAGTTCTCGGATTCGACGGCATAACCCCTGTGTTTGACGGGGCAACCGAAGAGGAAATATTCGAGCTTACAATGCAGGCAAACGAGCACGTGAAAAATGTTCGAGACGAATGCGAGAAAACAAAAACACCGCCTCCGAAAGACCAGCTTCTCTCGGTTGTGCCTGATACCCTAAAGAATCAGCTTTACGACGGCCGTACTGGTGAGCCGTTTGAGCAGAGAGGCACGGTTGGGTATATGTATATGCTCAAACTGCACCACCTTGTTGATGATAAGCTGCACGCAAGGAGCACCGGACCATACAGCCTCATCACTCAGCAGCCTCTCGGCGGTAAAGCCAGGGCAGGCGGTCAGCGTTTCGGTGAGATGGAAGTATGGGCGCTTGAAGGCTATGGAGCTGCATACCTTCTGCAGGAAATTCTTACTGTTAAGAGCGATGATATTGAAGGCCGCAGCAAGATATACGAATCTATGGTGAAGGGCAATAATTCTCTTCAGGCCGGTACGCCTGTTTCGTTTGAAGTTCTCTGTAATGAGATTAAGGGTCTTGGCCTGAATATGAGACTTGAAAGAACCAAAAAAGACAATTCGCCGTTTTAG
- the rplL gene encoding 50S ribosomal protein L7/L12 — translation MSEEAKTFSDDIKSIGDSIVNLTLMQAKELADYLKEEYGIEPAAGGAVMMAGPAAGGEGGDEEEEEKTSFDVILEAAGDKKIGVIKEVRGITGLGLKEAKELVDNAPKPIKEGASKEEAEEMKKQLEEAGATIKLD, via the coding sequence ATGAGCGAAGAAGCAAAAACATTCAGCGACGATATTAAATCGATCGGCGACAGCATTGTAAACCTTACTCTGATGCAGGCTAAAGAGCTTGCTGATTACCTCAAGGAAGAGTATGGAATCGAACCTGCAGCCGGCGGCGCAGTAATGATGGCAGGACCTGCAGCAGGCGGCGAAGGCGGAGACGAAGAAGAGGAGGAAAAGACCTCTTTCGATGTTATCCTCGAAGCTGCAGGCGACAAGAAGATTGGTGTTATCAAGGAAGTTCGCGGAATTACAGGCCTCGGACTGAAGGAAGCAAAAGAGCTGGTTGATAATGCACCTAAGCCGATAAAAGAAGGCGCTTCTAAAGAAGAGGCAGAAGAAATGAAAAAGCAGCTTGAAGAAGCAGGCGCTACAATCAAGCTCGACTAA